The Pyrenophora tritici-repentis strain M4 chromosome 2, whole genome shotgun sequence genome window below encodes:
- a CDS encoding Dimer-Tnp-hAT domain containing protein has protein sequence MPAKRTRVNALEIATTSKRPRVAARHRGTASQPVLVDTRPFSPSPPPPPLSPRQALVAAPQAPNFEATLRESRAEETIIPPPEGSEHATVAASGAASEAVDEGFVWVEDKYDGFNWSRYPKHCKPPTSLSNRASWVYSHGYRIALRSNVAKVTWICHYCYKHKFTTVGRGIHDVSQSPSAPARHLGEDKKGHGLKPPSKRTTVAPRKETLLERALQKGCSQAVANELTNFNIQEFRLAAVTWLVENNLPLSQFESSSFRNMIQLASVEAERALWASYNSVSRYVIRLYNYLLLKVVASLSESMSKVHISFDGWTTKGGKRGYLGIVAHYVDSSGELRDLPIALPQLTGAHTGEAMAEVVMAIFKQFEITVGKLGYFVLDNAHNNNTTINTLALQMGFSATERRLRCGPHTLNLIGQMLLWGEEKESYDNEETERVNEAENMATWRGDGPLGVLLAVINYIKTPQQYALFEKYQKLAIRDQPVNAPTEQHKIKEPVKPVVTRWNSYVSCFERAVELQLAVNGYANYHIQKIETEDAYARSRNNKLPAAPDWMRSDGINAHDWQVIAEYIDVLRPLKQATKRLEGRGKSGAFGAIAEVIPVFEYLLGVYEDRLQSYEDVIHDEHTESPEDHLAINLRAALVKAREYYNKLDLSPAYYAATILHPRYKSYLDAAWADKPDWLESSNRKFQHLWAEYKSLPKPRLRPKVRHNDIDDAINSFIEPAGLTENEEDEYEAWKRSEPIASEGVDPIKYWVGLRDRYPSLSKFAIDMLSIPGSSCECERLFSELGDLLEPRRRSISPQLLAAIQCDRRWIRAGFGSGEVPVKEAISDEEMDAKYGVHKWDIS, from the coding sequence atgccagcaaaaagaacacgcgttaatgctctagaaatcgcgacaacttcgaagcgccctagagtcgcagcgcgtcatcgcgggactgccagccaacctgtgctagtcgatactcggccattctcaccatctccacctcctccaccgctgtcgccgcgtcaagctctcgtcgccgcgccacaagcaccaaattttgaagcgaccctccgagagtcgcgcgccgaagagacaatcatcccaccacctgagggcagcgagcatgccactgttgcagcttcaggagcagctagcgaggctgtcgacgagggtttcgtatgggtagaggacaaatacgacggctttaattggagtcgctacccaaagcactgcaagccgcccacatcactttcgaaccgagcaagctgggtatacagccatggctatcgcatcgccttgcgcagcaacgtcgcaaaagtcacgtggatctgccactattgctataagcacaagttcactactgttggccgtggcatacatgacgtctcgcagtctccatcagcgccagcacgtcatctcggagaagacaagaaaggtcatggcttgaagcctccaagtaagcgcactaccgtcgctcctcggaaagaaactctcctcgaacgcgcccttcagaagggctgctctcaggctgttgccaacgagcttaccaacttcaatatacaagagtttaggcttgcggccgtcacctggctcgtcgaaaacaacctcccactctcacaattcgaatcatcgtcttttcgcaatatgatacaattagctagcgtagaggcagaacgagccctgtgggcatcttataacagcgtctcacgatacgttatacgcctgtacaactacctgttactaaaggttgtcgcaagcctttcagaatcaatgagcaaagtccatataagctttgacggatggacgacaaaaggtggcaagcgcggttacttaggtatcgtcgcccactacgttgatagctctggcgagctcagggacttgcctattgcgctcccacaactgacaggtgcccacaccggcgaggctatggctgaggtcgtgatggcaatattcaagcagttcgaaatcactgtgggcaagctcggttacttcgtcctcgacaacgcacataacaacaacaccacgatcaacactctcgccttgcagatgggcttcagcgctactgagcgtcgccttcgctgcggtcctcatacgcttaatctcattggccagatgctactctggggtgaggagaaagagtcctacgacaacgaggagactgagcgcgtgaacgaagctgagaacatggctacttggcgaggcgatggaccattaggagtgcttctcgcggttatcaactacatcaaaacaccacaacagtacgctctttttgagaagtatcagaagctcgctattagggaccagcctgtcaacgcgccaacagaacagcacaaaatcaaggagcccgtcaagccagttgttactcgctggaactcttacgtttcgtgttttgagcgcgctgttgagttgcaattagcggttaatgggtacgccaactaccatattcagaagattgaaactgaagacgcgtacgcccgaagtcgtaacaacaagctgcctgcagcgccggattggatgaggtctgatgggatcaatgcccatgactggcaggtgattgctgagtatattgatgtgctcaggccactgaaacaagctacaaaacggcttgaaggccgcggcaaaagcggtgcttttggagcaatcgctgaggttattccagtatttgaatacttacttggagtctatgaggaccgcttgcaaagctatgaagacgtcattcacgatgagcatacagagtcacccgaagaccaccttgctatcaacctccgcgctgccctagttaaagcccgcgagtactacaacaagctcgacctctcgccagcttactatgctgctacaatccttcatcctcgctacaaaagctaccttgacgcagcgtgggcggataagcctgattggctagagagcagcaaccgcaagtttcaacatttgtgggcggagtacaaaagcttaccgaagccgcgcttacgccccaaagtcaggcacaatgatatagacgacgctatcaacagctttattgagcctgcagggcttacggagaacgaggaggatgaatatgaggcttggaaacgcagcgaaccgatcgctagcgagggcgtcgaccctataaaatactgggtaggactccgcgatcgctaccccagccttagcaaatttgctatcgacatgctatcaatcccaggctcaagctgtgagtgtgagcgcttattcagcgagctgggtgacctcctcgagccccgtcggcgcagcatttctccgcaacttctagcagcaatacagtgcgatcgacgatggataagagctggatttggcagtggtgaggtgcctgtaaaggaggctatcagcgatgaggagatggacgcgaaatacggtgtacataagtgggatattagctga
- a CDS encoding Dimer-Tnp-hAT domain containing protein: MSTPSNSGLRRLVECDKRNSPLPSLSNAPTVGDTASEAQADEPLARVPYLERRQVERNSRGGPKSWIYRHGWAVWHRKYKKNYWLCRYCHQRRKQEACYEADSTTNAGRHLSSNKPGHSHGPNGPVPIASREGNIMGALAKSQVYIMRSKGIEVSQEVANEIAASFSTSRFQDALKDWVVADNQSLRVIETPQFRAMIAAVSPLAEALLWPVANYLREARSLIHVSFDNWTSTGGQYAFTGLCVHYLNSEGKLVDHLLGLPELHGAHTGNNIAAAATTILRLFGVDNARVGYFVLDNASNNDTAVESLAEEFGFIASERRLRCCCHILNLSAQLVIWGKDRSAYENEAAHLEEEEKYMDEWRKYGPVGVLFDVIASICTPQTRQLLERLQCEEAESLGVTPHIRQLVKPVKTRWNSYFNTFVRAAELHGPIDGYIECKLEEHSAATATSRRRKNREQLPAAQPRLYIREGGLSGKDWATITEYIRLLEPFAEAARLLEGRGRHGRHGAIWEVLVTFEWLLDQLEALKDRLKDVNYEDLDAPEDHLITNVNLAHCKLAEYYAKFDNAPVYYTATILHPHYKHHLSALWKVPDTHVTARDGVHYRDGWLDNNHRAFLRMWQGRKDSAATSAHTVTPPRKKPRLGISTSRSAFLQSSIEQSTRQLEASLAEDEYEIWKRQPALAEEDWLSLNPLLYWESVAGQFPILSKFAIDVLTIPAAAADCERTFSELGDMLGTRRLHMKPELISALQSLKSWKRLGIQPTTTSASGLARTLSEEEISKVQEHLSQFDVR; this comes from the exons atgtctactccctctaattcaggccttcgccgccttgtagaatgcgacaagcgcaattctcctctaccatcgctatcaaacgcgcctactgttggcgatactgcgagcgaggcccaggctgatgagcccttggca cgtgtgccgtatcttgagcggcgccaggttgagcgtaatagtcgcggtgggccaaaaagctggatctaccgccacggctgggccgtctggcaccgcaagtacaagaaaaactactggctttgccggtactgccatcaacgacggaagcaggaggcttgctacgaggctgacagcactacaaacgccggccgacacctctcaagcaacaagcctggacactcacacggacctaacggacctgtaccaattgctagccgggagggcaatattatgggcgcgctcgcaaagtcccaagtatatattatgaggtctaaagggatagaagtatcgcaagaggtagcaaacgagatagcagcaagcttttcaacctctcgatttcaggacgcgctgaaggactgggtagtcgcggacaaccagagccttcgcgtaatagaaacgccgcagtttcgagccatgattgcggccgtgagcccgctagccgaagctctcctttggc ctgttgccaactaccttcgcgaagcccggtcgcttatacacgtgtcattcgacaactggacttcaactggtgggcagtatgcttttactggcctctgcgtacattaccttaacagcgagggcaagctagttgaccacctgcttgggttgcctgagctacacggggcgcacactggcaataatattgccgctgcagcaacaacaatacttcggctatttggcgttgacaacgcgagggttgggtactttgtgcttgacaacgcaagtaacaatgatactgcagttgagtccttagcagaggagtttggctttatcgcaagcgagcggcggctgcggtgctgctgccatatactcaacctaagcgcacaattagtaatttggggcaaagaccgtagcgcgtacgagaatgaagccgcacaccttgaggaagaggagaagtacatggatgagtggcgcaaatacggtcctgttggcgtcctctttgacgtgattgcgtctatctgtacgcctcaaactcgacaactactagagcgcctacagtgcgaggaggcagagtctctaggtgttacaccccacatccggcagcttgtgaagcctgttaagacacgctggaatagctatttcaacacgtttgtccgtgcagctgagctacacggccctatcgatggctatattgagtgtaaacttgaggagcatagtgctgcaacagcaacctcacgacgccggaagaatcgtgagcagctccctgctgcccagccacggttatatatacgcgaagggggtctaagcggcaaggactgggcgacaataacagaatacattcgactccttgagccatttgccgaagctgcacggctacttgaaggtcgcggccgacacggccgacacggcgctatatgggaagttctagtaacgtttgagtggcttcttgaccagcttgaggctctcaaagaccgccttaaggatgtaaattacgaagatctagatgcgcctgaagatcatcttattacaaacgttaaccttgcgcattgtaagcttgctgagtactacgcaaaattcgataacgcgcctgtctactacactgctacaatactacacccgcactacaaacaccacctctcagcgctctggaaggtgcctgacacccatgtcactgcccgtgacggtgtccactatcgcgacggctggcttgacaataaccaccgggcattcctgcgtatgtggcaggggcggaaggactctgcagccacttcagctcacactgtaacgccgccgcgtaagaagccccggctagggatttcaacgtcgcgatcagcttttctacagtcgtcaattgagcaaagcacacggcagttagaggcaagccttgctgaggatgagtatgagatatggaagcggcaaccagcgttagctgaggaggattggctgtctcttaatccgcttctatactgggagtcagttgctgggcagttccctatactctcaaagttcgctattgacgtcctaacaataccagcagcagcggcagactgtgagcggactttcagcgagcttggcgacatgttaggcacccggagactccatatgaagccagagcttatttcagctttgcagagcttgaagagctggaagaggcttggtatacagccaacaactacctcagcttctgggctagcgcgcacactatcagaggaagaaatctcaaaagtacaggagcatttatctcagttcgacgtcaggtaa